Genomic segment of Euzebya rosea:
CTCCGCCCGGACGAAGGCGTCCCGGACCACGCGCTCGACCCCGTGACGGGTGTTGATCGACTCCTGGGTGGCGACCTCGTGCGCCGTGCCGTCGAACAACAACCCGCCGGCACCTGCGTACATGCCCTCGGTGTTCTCGCGCACGATGACCATGTCGCAGCGGTCGGGGGTCAGCCCGGCGATCGGCGTGGGCACGCCGGCCAGCAGCTTGACGGGACGCAGGTTGACGTACTGGTCGAAGGCGAACCGCAGCTTCAGCAGCAGGCCGCGCTCGAGCACACCCGGCGGCACGTCGGGTGTCCCGACGGCACCGAGGAGGATCGCGTCCACCGCGTCGAGCTCGACCAGGGTGTCGTCGGACAGCACCTCGCCGGTCGTGCGGTAGCGGCGCCCGCCGAGGTCGTACTCGGTGCGGGTCGTGGAGAAGCCGAAGCGCTGCTCGGCGGCGTCGAGGACCTTCAGCGCCTGGGTCATCACCTCCGGCCCGATCCCGTCACCGGCGATGACGGCCAGTTCGTGTGTGGTCATGGACGGTTCCTCAGCAGACGGGGTCGTGGTCAGGTTCGTCACGGACGGGGAGGGCCAGGCCCGAGTCGACGTCGAACAGGTGGATGCGGGCCATGTCGACGGTGATCCCGACCGCCTGGCCGACGTCGTGCGAGACGGTCGGCGCCGCCTTGACCCGGACGATGGTGTCGCCGACCTGCACGTCCAGGAGGACGCGGTCCCCCAGCGGTTCGACGGCATACACGGTTCCGCGCACGACGTGCGGGCCCTCGGCCTCGCCGGCCACGGACAGGTCCTCGGGACGGATGCCCAGCTCGAGGCGTGTCCCCTGTCCGGCGCTCGTGCGCGGGGCCGGCAGCCGCCACCCATCCGCGCCGACCAGCTCGGCGTCCTGCACCGTGCAGGCCAGGAGGTTCATGCGCGAGCTGCCCACGAACGTCGCCACGAAGCGGTTGACCGGGTGGTCGTACACCTCCTCCGGCGTGCCGACCTGCTGGATCCTCCCGTCGTGGAGCACGGCGATCCGATCGGCCATCGACATCGCCTCGGCCTGATCGTTGCTGACGTAGATGAACGTCCGCCCCACGTGTCGGTGCAGGCGAGTGAGCTCGGCGCGCATCTCGACGCGCAGCTTGACGTCGAGGTTCGTGAGCGGCTCGTCCATCAGGAAGGCGCGGGGCTCGCGCACGAGGGCCCGGCCCAGCGCAACACGCTGCTGCTCCCCCCCGGACAGCTGCCCCGGATGGCGGTCCAGGAGGTGGTCGATGTGCAGCAGCGCTGCGATGTCCGCCACCTGCTTGTCGATCTCCTCGACCCGGATGTGCCGCGCGCGGAGCGGGGAGGCGATGTTCTCCGCGACCGTCTGCTTCGGGTACAGCGCGTAGCTCTGGAAGACCATGGCCACATCGCGGGCTGCGGGGGTTGCGTCACCTGCCGCCGCACCGTCGAAGCTGACCTCGCCCGCGTCGGGCGCCTCGAGCCCGGCGATGACGCGCAGGGTGGTGGTCTTCCCCGCGCCGGACGGCCCGAGGAGCACGAAGAACGACCCGTCCTCGACATCGATGGACACGTCTGCGAGCGCCTGCACGTCACCGAAGGACTTGCTGATCCCGTCGAGCTTCACGCGGCTCATGCGGCCAACCTCCCGGTGCCCTCGTGGTACACGCGCGGTTCGGTCCCGACGAACGCGACGTCCACGTTGTCCTCGGCCTCGAAGCGCACGGTGGGTGGCGTGCGGACGTGGACACGATGCCCACCCATGTCCACCGCGTAGATCGTCTCGTCACCGAGCGCCTCGCGTGCGATCACCCGGGCGGCGCCCCGTCGATCACCGGTCGGGGCGGTGACGGACAACCACTCTGCGCGCACGCCAGCCACCAGCCCATCGGTCCGGGGAAGGCCGACCGGGATCGGCAGGCGAAGGCCCGACGGGGCTCGAAGGTCTCCGTCGTCCACCTCGACCGGCAGGATGTTCATCGCTGGCGTCCCGATGAACGTCGCGGCGAACAGCGACGCAGGACGGTCGTACACGTCGAGCGGGGCGCCGACCTGCTCCACGCGGCCCTCGTTGATCAGCGCGATGCGGTCACCCAGTGACATGGCTTCGACCTGGTCGTGGGTCACCATCACCATCGTCGAGCCCAACCGGTCCTGCAGGTGCTTCAGCTCCGTGCGCATGTCCAGCCGCAGCTCGGCGTCGAGGTTGGTCAGCGGCTCGTCGAGGAGGAACGCCTGGGGTTCGCGCACCATCGCACGCGCCAGGGCGATGCGCTGCTGCTCACCCCCGGAGAGCTTGTCGGGCTTGCGCCGCAGCAGGCCGTCGAGTCGCATCGTCCTCGCCACGGCATCGACGCGCGCCTCCGCCTCGGCCCGGGGAACGCCAGCGGCCCGCAACGGGTAGCCGATGTTCTCGCGCGCGGTGAGGTGCGGGTAGAGGGCGTAGAACTGGAAGACCATCGCGATGTCTCGCTCGCCGGGCCGCAGGTCGTTGACGAGCCGGTCGCCGATGCGGATGTCACCGCTGGTCTGGGTCTCCAGGCCCGCGATGCAGCGCAGCGTCGTGGTCTTGCCGCAGCCGGAGGGCCCGAGCAGCACGAAGAGCTCACCGTCCTCGATCTCGAGGTCGATCTCGTGCACCGCCACGGTCCCGTCGGGGAACCGCTTGTTGAGGGCCTGGATGGAGATACCGGCCATCAGCGCCTCACTGCTCCGAAGGTCATGCCCGCCACGAGGTGGTTGCGGACGAGGTAGCCGAACACCAGGACCGGGAGCGCGAAGACCACCGCCGACGCCGCGACAACCCCCCACTGGGTCTCGGTGCCGCCGAAGAGGCCGGCGATGGCCGGAGGGGCGGTGCGAACCGCTCCACCACCCGGGGTCAGGAAGATGGCGAACACGAACTCGTTCCAGGTGAAGATGAGCGAGAAGACCGCCGTCGCGAAGATGCCGGGCCGCAGCAGCGGGAGCAGTACCTGCCTGAAGGCCTGGACGCGGGAGTAGCCATCGACCATCGCCGCGTCCTCGTACTCGGCGGGAATCTCGTCGACGAACCCCTTCAGCATCCAGATCGTGAAGGGCAGGTTGAACGCGGTGTACAGCAGGATCAGTCCGAGCCGGGAGTCCAGCAGCCCCAGCGTCCTGAACATCAGGAACAGCGGGATCACCGCGACCACCGGCGGCATGAACCGCGTCGACAGGATGAAGAACAGCTGGTCCTTGCCCGCCTTCAGCGGGAACCGCGAGTAGGCCCAGGCGGCCGGCGTACCAATCGCCGTCGCGAGGATCGTCGCGGACACGGCCACGACGACGCTGGTCCCGAAGTTGGTGACCAGCCCGGATGCCGCTCTCGCCTCGCCCTCGGTCCCGCGGGCGAAGAAGACGTCCCGGTAGTTGTCGAGGGTCGGCTCGAAGCCGACGAACGACGGCGGGTTGGCGAGGATCGTGGACTGGTCCTTCACCGATGCCTCGAGCATCCAGAAGATCGGGAAGACCATGAAGATCCCCAGCACCAGCAGCAGGGACTTCTCGATGACGGTTCTCACGTGATCACGCTCACTTCGACTGCAGCCTCTCGAGGTACTTGATGAAGAAGACGGCCATGACGTTGACGACGACGAGCATCAGGACCCCGTACGCCGAGGCCAGCCCGGTCTGGAAGTTGCGGATCGCCAGCTTGTAGATGTGGAAGCTGAGGGTCTCCGTGGTGCCGCCGGGACCGCCGCCCGTGACGATCAGGACGATGTCGAACAGCCGGAACGCGTCGATGACGCGGAAGAGGATCGCGATCAGGAGGATCGGCCACACGATCGGCAGGGTGATGCTCTTGAACTTGAACCAGTCGCTCGCCTGGTCGATGTCGGCTGCCTCGTACAGATAGGCGGGCACGGCGTTGAGGCCTGCCAGCGCGATCACCATGATGAACGGGGTCCATTGCCAGGTGTCGACGAAGATCAACGACACCAGCGCAACACCTTGCTGGCTGAGCCACTGCGGCCCGTCGACGCCGATCAGGGAGAGCGTGCCGTTGACCACCCCGAAGCTGGAGTCCAGCATCAGGCGCCAGAACGCCCCGACGATGACCGGTGACAGCATCATCGGGATGAGGAACAGCACGGTGAGGAAGCCCCCGCCGCGCTTCTGGCGATGGACGAGGTAGGCCAGGCCGAACCCGAGGACCGTCTGCAGGCCGACCGCGCCGATGACGAACAGCACGGTCGTGAGCGCCTTGGCCCGGACCTGGTCGCTGGTGAGCAGCCGGCCGTAGTTCTCCAGGCCCACGCCGTTGACGGCCTGGTTCCCGCTGGCGGAGAAGTCGGTGAACGACAGGACGAGGACGTACAGCAGCGGGAAGATGAACAACCCGAACAGCAGCAGCAGCGTCGGGGCCACCGACAGCCTGGCCAGCCAGCGGTCGGGCAGCCATCGCCAGCGCGCCGCCGCCGGTGGCGGAGCGAAGATCGGCGTCCGCCCTGCCACGTCTTCGGTCGGCGGCGCGCTGGCAGTCATCAGATACCGCCGTCCAGGATCGTCTGTTCCTGCTCGGCCAGGGAGTCGAGGGCCTCCGCCGGTCCCTGCGTCCCCGTGATCGCGGCGTTCGCCTGGGTGGAGTGGACGTCGATCATCTGGAAGAACTCGGGGATGGCCCAGAAGTCCTTCAGGCTGTCCACGGAGTCGGTGAACGCCTGGTTCCACGGTCGCGCGCTCAGGAAGGCCTCGGAGTTGAGGGCGTCGGTCCGGGCGGGAACACCGCCGGCCTCGGCCCACATCTGCTGGACCTCCGCGCTCTGGAACCACTCCATGAACGCCAGCGCCTCCGCCTGGTTGGGCGAGTAGGCCGACACGTGCATGCCCATGCCACCCATCGGGGAGACATCCGCGGCGCCGTCCGGCAGCTCGGCGAACCCGAGCTTCTCGAGGATCTCCTCCTCGGTGTCGCCGAGGGTGGAGTTGGCCGGGTCCTGCATGCCCTCGAGGCCCGCGACCCAGTTCATGCCCATGCAGGCCTGTCCCTGGTTGATCGCGGCGTTGACCTCGCCGATGAACGCCGTCCCGACGCCGTCGGGTGCGAGCGGGACCATCTCGTTGACGAGCTGGTCGATGGCGGCGAGGCCGACCTCGTCGTTGATGATGCCCTCGACCTGTCCCTCGCCGTCCCAGATCTCACCGCCGTTCACCCAGATGACCTGGTTCAGCGTGATCCCTGCGGTGTCGTAGTCAGGCGCGCCGTGGAAGGCCAGGCCGGCCATGTCGGGGTTGTCCGCCTGACACTGCGCGGCGACCTCGAGCATCTCCTCCCAGCTGCCGGGCGGCTGCTCGCCGACGAGGTCCTTCCGGTAGACGAGCACCCAGGTATCGGCGAGCAGGGGCAGCCCGTAGACGTCCCCGTCTGGGTCGAACTGTCCGTCCGGTGCGACCGGGTACTGCGAGTACGCGGCCAGGAGGTTCGACGGGTAGGCGTCGAGGTCGATGTTGTCGTTGGCGAACTCCGTCAGGGTGGCGATGTGGTTCCCGGTCACGGCCTCGCCGATGAACTGGCTGTCGAGGATGGGGATGTCGAAGCTGGTCTCGCCGGCGGCGAACTGGGTGAAGATCGCGTCGTGCCACTGGCCGAACGGCACCGTCTCGACCTCGAAGCTGATGTTCGGATCCACCTCGGCGTAGTGGGTGTTGGCGAACTCCTCCAGCGCCTGGGCTGGTGCCCATTCGAACCACACCATGCGCAGGGTGACCTCCTCGTCGGAGGAGGCATCCTCCTGGCCGGGGTCCTCCTGATCGGTACCGTCCTGATCAGCACCGTCCTGATCGGCACCGTCGCCGTCGTCCTGGCCGGCGTCGGCCTGGCCGGTTTCGCTGTCCGACGCGGGAGGGTCAGCGCCCTCCCCGGCGGATCCGTCACCGCAGGCAACGGCCAGCAGCGCAAGGGTCAGGGCCATCACCAGCAGGCGGTGCAGGCGGAAGCGGGCGTGGGGGGTTGCGATCATCTGTCGGCTCCTGGATCGGGGTCGTGTCTGGCTCGGGTTCAGCTGGCGAGCAGGTCGGTCAGGGCAGCGAGGTCGGCGGTGATGGCCTGCACGGCAGGCGGTACGGCGTCCATCAGGGCGTAGGCGTGCACCAGGCCGTCGTGGCGGCGATGGACGGTGGGCACTCCGGCGTCGAGCAGGCGGTGGGCGTAGGCATCGCCCTCGTCGCGGAGCGGGTCATGGCCTGCGGTCGTCACGACGGCGGGCGGCAGGCCGGTGAGGTCCTCGGCGGCCAGCGGGGAGGCGTCGGGATCGTCGGCCGGGGCACCGTAGTGGCCGATGAACCAGGCCATCGTGGCCGCCGTCAGGCCCTTGCCCGTCGCCATCTCGACGTAGGAGGCGTGCGACATGGTCAGGTCGGTCACGGGGTAGAGCAGCAGCTGCCCGGCCAGCGACGGACCTCCGGCGTCCCGAGCTCGCCGCGCGATGACCGCGGCCATCGCGCCACCGGCGCTGTCCCCGGCGACCACCAGCGCATCGGGGTCCCCGCCGAGTTCGCCGACGTGTGCGGCCACCCAGCGGGTCGCCGCCTCACCATCCTCGATCGCCGCTGGGAAGGGGTGTTCAGGCGCCAGGGAGTAGTCCACGGCCACGACCACCGCCGGAAGTGCCGCCGAGATCCGGCGGCACAGCGCCTCGTGGGTGTCGAGATCGCCGATGACCCAGCCACCGCCACGGAAGAACACCACCGTCGCCACGGCAGGGCGTGCCGCTGGCTCGGGGCGGTGGATGCGCAGCACGACGGTCCGATCGCCGACCTCGATCGCCCGGTCGGCGACGCTGCCGGGGGGAGGGGGGCGGTGGTCGGCCCCGCGCCGGGCAGCCGCGACCGCCGTGAACTGGGCACGGGCGTCGGCCGGTGTCAGCTCTTCGTAGGGGCGCAGGCCCATCGCGGCGCTGTCTGCCAGGTGGGCGGCGACCGCGGGGTGGAGGTTCGTCGACATGATCGTGGGATGGCCGCGCGGGCGATCAGACGTCGCGGCCGCCGTCGACCTCGAGGCCGTGGCCGGTGACGAGCGACGACTCGTCGGAGGCCAGGTACACCGCGGCCCACGCGATGTCGTCGGGGGTGGACATGCGACCCAGCGGGATGGTGCCCACGACCGCGGCACGGCGGTCGTTGTCCATCTCCTCCTCACCGGTGAAGACCTTCAGCATGCCGGTCTCGCCCATGACGGGATTGATGGCGTTGACCCGGATCCGGTCCGGTGCCAGCTCCAGCGCGAGGGTCTTGGTCAGGTTGAGGGTGAAGGCCTTGGAGGCGTTGTAGAGGTTCAGCAGCGGCCTCGGGCGCACCGCGGCGGTCGATGCCGTGTTGATGATGACGCCACCTCCCTGCGCCTTCATGACCGGCACGACGGCCCGACATCCCGCGAAGACGCCGTACATGTTCACGGCAACGAGCTGATCGAAGAGCTCGTCGGTGGCGTCCTCGATCCTCGTCGGGGCCTGGGCGATGCCCGCGTTGTTCACCATGACGTCCACGCGGCCCCATCGATCCACGGCGAGACCCACCGCGCGCCTGACGTCGGCGTCGGCCGTGACGTCGGTGGCGGCGGCGATGGCGTCGTGCCCCGCCTCCCGCAGGTCCTTGGCAACCACCTCGACGTTCTCGCCGTCGAGATCGGCAAGGAGCACACGGGCACCCTCGGCGCAGAAGCGTCGGGCGATGCCCTCGCCGAAGCCCGCGGCGGCGCCCGTGACGACCGCGACCTTGCCCGCCAGTCGACCCCCTGGAGCGGCCCCGTCAGCCACGGGACGCCTCGGATTCCAGGTGGGCCTCCAGGACGGCCATGAAGGCCCGCGACCACTCGGGGAGGTCCGGCCAGCCGGTGCAGGACACGATCTTGCCGTCCACGACGTCCTTGCCCGCGCGATAGATCGCCCCGGAGTTGACGATGTCGCTCTCCAGCGGCGGGTACCCGGAGGTGGTCCGTCCCGAGAGCAGGCCGAACGCCTGCGGCACCTGCGTGCCGTGGCAGATCAGGCCGATCGGCTTGTCCTCGTCGAAGAAGTGTCGGGTGATGCGCTCGCAGTCGGGGTCCAGGCGAATCCACTCCGGCGCACGCCCACCGGGGATGACGATGGCGGCGTAGTCCTCGGGCCGGACGTCGGCGAAGGTGACGTCCA
This window contains:
- a CDS encoding SDR family oxidoreductase produces the protein MADGAAPGGRLAGKVAVVTGAAAGFGEGIARRFCAEGARVLLADLDGENVEVVAKDLREAGHDAIAAATDVTADADVRRAVGLAVDRWGRVDVMVNNAGIAQAPTRIEDATDELFDQLVAVNMYGVFAGCRAVVPVMKAQGGGVIINTASTAAVRPRPLLNLYNASKAFTLNLTKTLALELAPDRIRVNAINPVMGETGMLKVFTGEEEMDNDRRAAVVGTIPLGRMSTPDDIAWAAVYLASDESSLVTGHGLEVDGGRDV
- a CDS encoding carbohydrate ABC transporter permease, with the protein product MRTVIEKSLLLVLGIFMVFPIFWMLEASVKDQSTILANPPSFVGFEPTLDNYRDVFFARGTEGEARAASGLVTNFGTSVVVAVSATILATAIGTPAAWAYSRFPLKAGKDQLFFILSTRFMPPVVAVIPLFLMFRTLGLLDSRLGLILLYTAFNLPFTIWMLKGFVDEIPAEYEDAAMVDGYSRVQAFRQVLLPLLRPGIFATAVFSLIFTWNEFVFAIFLTPGGGAVRTAPPAIAGLFGGTETQWGVVAASAVVFALPVLVFGYLVRNHLVAGMTFGAVRR
- a CDS encoding alpha/beta hydrolase, with the protein product MSTNLHPAVAAHLADSAAMGLRPYEELTPADARAQFTAVAAARRGADHRPPPPGSVADRAIEVGDRTVVLRIHRPEPAARPAVATVVFFRGGGWVIGDLDTHEALCRRISAALPAVVVAVDYSLAPEHPFPAAIEDGEAATRWVAAHVGELGGDPDALVVAGDSAGGAMAAVIARRARDAGGPSLAGQLLLYPVTDLTMSHASYVEMATGKGLTAATMAWFIGHYGAPADDPDASPLAAEDLTGLPPAVVTTAGHDPLRDEGDAYAHRLLDAGVPTVHRRHDGLVHAYALMDAVPPAVQAITADLAALTDLLAS
- a CDS encoding ABC transporter ATP-binding protein, coding for MAGISIQALNKRFPDGTVAVHEIDLEIEDGELFVLLGPSGCGKTTTLRCIAGLETQTSGDIRIGDRLVNDLRPGERDIAMVFQFYALYPHLTARENIGYPLRAAGVPRAEAEARVDAVARTMRLDGLLRRKPDKLSGGEQQRIALARAMVREPQAFLLDEPLTNLDAELRLDMRTELKHLQDRLGSTMVMVTHDQVEAMSLGDRIALINEGRVEQVGAPLDVYDRPASLFAATFIGTPAMNILPVEVDDGDLRAPSGLRLPIPVGLPRTDGLVAGVRAEWLSVTAPTGDRRGAARVIAREALGDETIYAVDMGGHRVHVRTPPTVRFEAEDNVDVAFVGTEPRVYHEGTGRLAA
- a CDS encoding DJ-1/PfpI family protein, which produces MPAKVLILAGDAAEDLDAMYPIFRLREAGYDAVVASPTSKLIKLVVHDFEDGWDAYTERPGRHLPVDVTFADVRPEDYAAIVIPGGRAPEWIRLDPDCERITRHFFDEDKPIGLICHGTQVPQAFGLLSGRTTSGYPPLESDIVNSGAIYRAGKDVVDGKIVSCTGWPDLPEWSRAFMAVLEAHLESEASRG
- a CDS encoding ABC transporter ATP-binding protein, whose product is MSRVKLDGISKSFGDVQALADVSIDVEDGSFFVLLGPSGAGKTTTLRVIAGLEAPDAGEVSFDGAAAGDATPAARDVAMVFQSYALYPKQTVAENIASPLRARHIRVEEIDKQVADIAALLHIDHLLDRHPGQLSGGEQQRVALGRALVREPRAFLMDEPLTNLDVKLRVEMRAELTRLHRHVGRTFIYVSNDQAEAMSMADRIAVLHDGRIQQVGTPEEVYDHPVNRFVATFVGSSRMNLLACTVQDAELVGADGWRLPAPRTSAGQGTRLELGIRPEDLSVAGEAEGPHVVRGTVYAVEPLGDRVLLDVQVGDTIVRVKAAPTVSHDVGQAVGITVDMARIHLFDVDSGLALPVRDEPDHDPVC
- a CDS encoding carbohydrate ABC transporter permease, producing MTASAPPTEDVAGRTPIFAPPPAAARWRWLPDRWLARLSVAPTLLLLFGLFIFPLLYVLVLSFTDFSASGNQAVNGVGLENYGRLLTSDQVRAKALTTVLFVIGAVGLQTVLGFGLAYLVHRQKRGGGFLTVLFLIPMMLSPVIVGAFWRLMLDSSFGVVNGTLSLIGVDGPQWLSQQGVALVSLIFVDTWQWTPFIMVIALAGLNAVPAYLYEAADIDQASDWFKFKSITLPIVWPILLIAILFRVIDAFRLFDIVLIVTGGGPGGTTETLSFHIYKLAIRNFQTGLASAYGVLMLVVVNVMAVFFIKYLERLQSK
- a CDS encoding extracellular solute-binding protein, producing the protein MIATPHARFRLHRLLVMALTLALLAVACGDGSAGEGADPPASDSETGQADAGQDDGDGADQDGADQDGTDQEDPGQEDASSDEEVTLRMVWFEWAPAQALEEFANTHYAEVDPNISFEVETVPFGQWHDAIFTQFAAGETSFDIPILDSQFIGEAVTGNHIATLTEFANDNIDLDAYPSNLLAAYSQYPVAPDGQFDPDGDVYGLPLLADTWVLVYRKDLVGEQPPGSWEEMLEVAAQCQADNPDMAGLAFHGAPDYDTAGITLNQVIWVNGGEIWDGEGQVEGIINDEVGLAAIDQLVNEMVPLAPDGVGTAFIGEVNAAINQGQACMGMNWVAGLEGMQDPANSTLGDTEEEILEKLGFAELPDGAADVSPMGGMGMHVSAYSPNQAEALAFMEWFQSAEVQQMWAEAGGVPARTDALNSEAFLSARPWNQAFTDSVDSLKDFWAIPEFFQMIDVHSTQANAAITGTQGPAEALDSLAEQEQTILDGGI